The Candidatus Omnitrophota bacterium genome includes a region encoding these proteins:
- a CDS encoding secondary thiamine-phosphate synthase enzyme YjbQ: MKAYTEYLVFNTEKRYEIVNITAQVEKALDKSGIKEGFCLVNAMHITASVFINDDEDGLHRDFLDWVEKLAPYGVERYRHNRTGEDNGDAHLKRTIMGREVVVAVTKGKLDFGPWERIFYGEFDGQRRKRVLVKIIGE, translated from the coding sequence ATGAAAGCCTATACCGAGTATCTCGTATTCAATACCGAAAAGAGGTACGAGATCGTAAATATCACCGCCCAGGTCGAGAAGGCGCTCGATAAGAGCGGCATAAAGGAAGGGTTCTGCCTGGTAAATGCCATGCACATCACTGCAAGTGTCTTCATTAACGACGACGAGGACGGGTTGCACCGGGATTTCCTGGACTGGGTAGAGAAGCTGGCGCCTTACGGCGTCGAGAGATACAGGCATAACCGCACAGGAGAGGATAACGGCGACGCACACCTCAAAAGGACCATAATGGGCCGGGAAGTAGTCGTAGCCGTGACGAAGGGAAAGCTCGATTTCGGGCCGTGGGAACGGATATTCTACGGCGAGTTCGACGGACAGAGGCGCAAGAGGGTCCTGGTCAAGATAATAGGGGAATAA
- a CDS encoding RluA family pseudouridine synthase, whose protein sequence is MSGIKILYEDDHIMAVDKPPGMLVIPTPKGEPNTLTSLLNRELDARGIEANAHPCHRIDRDTSGLIIYAKGKKAQQAMMEEFRARRVKKSYIAFVHGRLGRKAGTIDRPIEGKKSVTRYKVIEERRDFSVVEIEPETGRTNQIRIHFKSIGHPLVGERKFAFAKDYKLKFRRAALHSHKIGFEDPFTKKPLGFTTPLPEDMAKFLEAAPIVYAG, encoded by the coding sequence ATGAGCGGAATCAAGATACTCTATGAAGACGACCATATAATGGCCGTAGATAAGCCGCCGGGGATGCTTGTGATCCCGACGCCTAAGGGTGAGCCGAATACCCTCACGAGCCTTTTGAACCGCGAGCTCGACGCCCGCGGTATAGAGGCGAACGCCCACCCGTGCCACCGCATTGACAGGGATACTTCCGGGCTCATAATATATGCGAAGGGGAAGAAGGCCCAGCAGGCGATGATGGAGGAGTTCAGGGCCCGCAGGGTCAAGAAATCATACATCGCTTTTGTCCACGGACGGCTCGGCAGGAAGGCGGGCACGATCGACCGCCCGATAGAGGGCAAGAAGTCCGTGACGCGATACAAGGTGATCGAGGAGCGAAGGGATTTTTCGGTCGTAGAGATCGAGCCGGAGACGGGCAGGACCAACCAGATAAGGATCCATTTTAAGTCGATAGGCCATCCGCTGGTCGGAGAAAGAAAATTCGCGTTCGCCAAGGATTATAAACTTAAGTTCAGGAGGGCGGCGCTTCATTCCCACAAGATCGGGTTTGAAGATCCGTTTACTAAAAAACCCCTTGGTTTTACGACCCCGTTGCCGGAAGATATGGCGAAGTTCCTTGAAGCGGCCCCTATTGTATATGCGGGGTGA
- a CDS encoding HD domain-containing protein, with protein sequence MDINTTRTINELVSAIAYVLDVMSEGTNLYHSWRVGIFASQFAKATVPDERKTIFYASLLHDIGYLALPEHITHYLFAQEDPTKDPIILSHPIIGAELTSQIPNLSTIAKLILNHHERYNGRGYPLGKQRNEIPLGAQIILLSDQLDMLMRNESVRGIKAIEKEISSWSNERVSAELVETAIRVLRDEGLIEEVSAKEKIPAVFNRVREETGPVDIPGSVDAVGIACEVFSQLIDTKHPSMIGHSKRVSVYSMLISLAMNLSHDEITKTKWAALLHDVGKLGIAKSLISKPGKLTPQEFATMKIHAVFTRELLETITDFKDIALIASSDHERYDGKGYPMGIKGDQIPLGTRIISVADAFDAMTSTRTYRKALGKDSACDEIEKCAGTQFDPAVVKEAIPVLRNLSISLM encoded by the coding sequence ATGGACATAAATACAACTCGCACTATCAATGAACTCGTCTCCGCTATCGCTTATGTCCTTGATGTCATGAGCGAAGGCACTAACCTTTACCACTCATGGCGCGTAGGCATATTCGCCTCTCAATTCGCAAAGGCGACCGTCCCCGACGAAAGAAAGACCATATTTTACGCCTCGCTCCTGCATGACATCGGTTATCTCGCGCTTCCCGAACATATAACGCATTATCTTTTCGCGCAGGAAGACCCGACTAAGGACCCGATAATACTCTCCCATCCTATCATCGGCGCGGAACTGACCAGCCAGATACCGAACCTCTCTACGATAGCCAAGCTTATCCTGAACCACCATGAACGGTATAACGGCAGGGGTTATCCGCTCGGTAAGCAGCGCAATGAGATCCCTTTGGGCGCGCAGATAATACTGCTCTCCGACCAGCTGGATATGCTCATGAGGAACGAATCGGTGCGCGGCATAAAAGCGATAGAGAAAGAGATCTCCTCATGGTCGAATGAGCGCGTTTCGGCCGAGCTCGTCGAAACGGCCATAAGGGTCCTCAGGGACGAAGGGCTTATCGAGGAAGTATCGGCCAAGGAAAAGATACCGGCTGTATTTAACAGGGTAAGGGAAGAGACCGGCCCCGTGGATATACCCGGAAGCGTCGACGCGGTAGGTATCGCCTGCGAGGTCTTCTCGCAACTTATAGACACAAAACACCCTTCGATGATCGGGCATTCCAAAAGGGTCTCGGTCTATTCGATGCTCATTTCGCTCGCGATGAACCTCTCCCACGACGAGATAACCAAGACAAAATGGGCCGCCTTGCTCCATGACGTCGGGAAACTGGGCATCGCAAAAAGCCTCATAAGCAAACCCGGGAAGCTCACGCCCCAGGAATTCGCGACGATGAAGATACACGCCGTATTTACGCGTGAGCTGCTCGAGACGATCACAGACTTTAAGGATATAGCGCTGATAGCCAGCTCCGACCACGAACGCTATGACGGGAAGGGTTATCCGATGGGGATTAAGGGCGACCAGATACCTTTAGGAACAAGGATAATCTCGGTCGCCGACGCTTTCGACGCGATGACATCGACAAGGACTTACCGAAAGGCCCTGGGCAAGGACTCCGCGTGCGACGAGATCGAAAAATGCGCCGGGACACAGTTCGACCCGGCCGTGGTCAAGGAAGCTATCCCGGTCCTGCGCAACCTCTCTATTTCCCTAATGTAG
- a CDS encoding Maf family protein translates to MRNIILASQSKQRQKLLRQIGLRFVSARSDVKEDMRLKSGCADLVMDNALKKAKDVAKRYRSGIVIAADTVVLSGKKIIGKPKNLGDAFRTLKLISRRPQWVYTGMAVIDIDNKKVLTDYEKTKIYMYRLSDRQIRNYFRKVSPLDKAGSFDIQGLGSVFINRIEGCFNNVIGLPLAKLAKMLKKIDIDLFA, encoded by the coding sequence GTGCGTAATATAATACTCGCGTCGCAATCGAAACAGAGGCAGAAGCTCCTGAGGCAGATAGGCCTGCGATTCGTTTCCGCCAGGTCAGATGTAAAAGAGGATATGAGGCTTAAAAGCGGCTGCGCTGACCTGGTCATGGATAACGCGCTTAAAAAAGCGAAGGATGTCGCGAAAAGATACCGCTCCGGCATCGTCATCGCCGCCGATACGGTCGTCCTCTCCGGCAAGAAGATAATCGGCAAGCCGAAGAACCTCGGCGACGCGTTCAGGACGTTAAAACTCATCTCGCGCAGGCCCCAATGGGTCTATACCGGGATGGCGGTCATAGATATCGATAATAAAAAAGTTCTTACCGATTATGAGAAGACGAAGATCTACATGTACCGCTTGAGCGACAGGCAGATAAGGAATTATTTCAGGAAGGTCTCGCCGCTCGACAAGGCGGGGAGTTTCGATATACAGGGGCTGGGAAGCGTATTCATCAACAGGATAGAAGGCTGCTTTAACAATGTCATCGGCCTGCCGTTAGCGAAGCTCGCGAAGATGCTTAAAAAAATAGATATTGATCTTTTTGCCTGA
- a CDS encoding NAD(P)/FAD-dependent oxidoreductase: MTGRAAAVDYYDVVVVGGGPAGTMAAIRAAQLKKNVVLVERNASIGRKILITGKGRCNLTNTADMEAFMQKFGKQGQFLRSAFYEFFNNDLIDFFKEYGLSAKAERQGRVFPSDDKSISVVRALEKALAETGVHVLTGSRVMGIREEGGIFHLKFEGRTEIWTSRLILATGGASYKATGSTGDGFHFAKLLGHTFNPLRPGLVPLKTKEGWVTEMQGLTLKNVRIVFECGGKKINSEVGEMLFTHFGVSGPLVLDLSSQVVDLLGDKKEVALSIDLKPGLTKEQLDNRMLRDVEEHGSINIKTLLKDMLPLKMIPVFASALNLDPAKRINQLAKGEREGITALLKDFRMTVVGALPLEEAMVTCGGIPVKDINPRTMESRIIPGLYFAGEIIDATAPSGGYNLQQAFSTGYLAGESAANPELSGKGGTSA; this comes from the coding sequence ATGACCGGCCGCGCGGCTGCTGTTGATTATTATGACGTCGTTGTCGTCGGAGGCGGCCCGGCCGGGACCATGGCCGCGATACGCGCCGCGCAGCTGAAAAAGAACGTCGTCCTGGTCGAGAGGAACGCATCTATAGGCCGGAAGATACTGATAACCGGCAAAGGCAGGTGCAACCTGACCAACACCGCCGATATGGAAGCATTCATGCAAAAATTCGGCAAGCAAGGGCAGTTCCTGCGTTCGGCCTTCTATGAATTCTTCAATAACGACCTTATTGATTTCTTTAAAGAATACGGTCTCTCAGCCAAAGCCGAAAGGCAGGGAAGGGTATTTCCGTCGGACGACAAGTCGATATCTGTGGTCCGGGCGCTCGAGAAGGCGCTTGCCGAGACCGGCGTCCACGTCCTTACCGGCTCGCGCGTGATGGGGATAAGGGAAGAGGGCGGGATATTCCATTTGAAGTTCGAAGGCAGGACAGAGATATGGACCAGCCGGCTCATCCTCGCGACAGGCGGGGCATCCTATAAGGCGACCGGCTCCACCGGCGACGGTTTCCATTTCGCGAAATTGCTCGGCCATACCTTTAACCCTTTAAGACCCGGGCTCGTACCGTTAAAGACCAAAGAGGGCTGGGTGACGGAGATGCAGGGCCTGACGCTCAAGAATGTGCGCATCGTCTTCGAATGCGGCGGGAAAAAAATAAACTCGGAAGTGGGCGAGATGCTCTTCACGCATTTCGGGGTCTCCGGGCCCTTGGTCCTCGACTTAAGCTCGCAGGTCGTCGACCTTCTCGGGGATAAAAAAGAAGTCGCGCTATCTATTGACCTGAAACCCGGGCTCACCAAAGAGCAGCTCGATAACAGGATGCTGCGCGATGTAGAAGAACATGGGAGCATAAACATAAAGACGCTTCTTAAAGATATGCTGCCGCTGAAGATGATCCCGGTATTCGCTTCGGCGCTTAATCTTGACCCGGCAAAGAGGATAAACCAGCTTGCCAAGGGAGAGAGGGAAGGGATAACGGCGCTGCTCAAGGATTTCAGGATGACGGTTGTAGGCGCCTTGCCGCTCGAGGAGGCTATGGTCACGTGCGGCGGCATCCCGGTCAAGGACATCAACCCGCGCACGATGGAGTCGAGGATCATTCCCGGCTTATATTTTGCCGGCGAGATAATAGACGCGACCGCGCCGAGCGGCGGTTATAACCTTCAGCAGGCATTCTCTACGGGATATCTTGCAGGGGAGAGCGCGGCGAATCCCGAACTTTCCGGAAAGGGCGGGACAAGTGCGTAA
- a CDS encoding small multi-drug export protein, whose translation MVENLILWMNGLPKDIVVLVIAMLPVSELRGAIPAALSFGIPVQKAFIISVIGNFIPVIPVLFLLEPVSKRLSRFKPFARFFDWLFTRTLKKTDTIQKYEMWGLAIFVAIPLPMTGAWSGAIAASLLKMKFRYAVAGCILGIITAGIIVSLLCVSVGLK comes from the coding sequence ATGGTTGAGAACTTGATCTTGTGGATGAACGGACTGCCGAAGGATATCGTTGTCCTCGTAATTGCGATGCTTCCCGTATCGGAATTAAGGGGAGCGATCCCCGCGGCTCTATCGTTCGGGATACCGGTCCAAAAGGCCTTTATCATATCCGTCATAGGCAACTTTATCCCGGTCATACCGGTCCTTTTTTTGCTGGAGCCGGTCTCGAAAAGGCTGAGCAGGTTCAAACCTTTCGCCCGTTTTTTCGACTGGCTATTCACGAGGACGCTCAAGAAAACCGATACGATCCAGAAATACGAAATGTGGGGGCTGGCAATATTCGTTGCGATACCCCTGCCTATGACCGGCGCGTGGTCGGGTGCCATCGCCGCTTCGCTTCTTAAGATGAAGTTTCGTTATGCCGTTGCGGGATGTATCCTCGGTATCATCACTGCGGGAATAATCGTATCGTTACTGTGCGTCTCCGTGGGGCTGAAATGA
- a CDS encoding pyridoxamine 5'-phosphate oxidase family protein has product MAKLPDDVVKFFHSQHFTIVSTIDPDGMPHISCKGIVQIDPDGTIYLLDLYTGKTRANLERNPAINLSAVDEHKFRGYSLKGTAKIIKEEELKSHIIKAWEEKLTTRIAHRLIKNLKGEPGHERHPEAQLPKPKYLIVMTVSDIVDLTPPPLR; this is encoded by the coding sequence ATGGCTAAACTACCCGATGATGTGGTGAAATTTTTCCACAGCCAGCATTTTACAATAGTTTCGACGATAGACCCTGACGGGATGCCGCATATCTCATGCAAAGGCATCGTACAGATAGATCCGGACGGGACGATATACCTCCTCGACCTGTACACCGGCAAGACGCGCGCTAATCTCGAAAGGAATCCCGCGATAAACTTGAGCGCCGTTGACGAGCATAAATTCAGGGGCTACAGCCTGAAAGGCACGGCGAAGATAATAAAAGAAGAAGAGCTGAAATCGCATATAATAAAGGCATGGGAAGAAAAGCTCACCACAAGGATAGCTCACCGGCTCATCAAGAATTTGAAAGGCGAGCCGGGTCACGAAAGACATCCCGAGGCGCAGCTCCCGAAGCCGAAATACCTTATAGTAATGACAGTAAGCGATATAGTCGACCTCACGCCGCCCCCGCTCAGATAA
- a CDS encoding iron-sulfur cluster assembly scaffold protein: MDNKFEWVYSEKVKDHFMHPRNVLTDEAAYNADGRGIVGNIKCGDEMVVAIKVDKKKNTIAECKWKTYGCASAIASTSILSEIVVGKTLDQAYHLTAKDIAKELGGLPEHKIHCSVLGHKALRAAIEDYYTRNGMTNKVEEEKAHIICQCMNVTDIEIEEAVLEGARTYLELQEHTKLGTVCGQCKDKAIQMLEEYKKKHFSK, from the coding sequence ATGGACAATAAATTTGAATGGGTATATTCGGAAAAAGTAAAAGACCATTTCATGCATCCCCGTAACGTCCTTACCGATGAGGCGGCATATAATGCGGACGGCAGGGGCATCGTAGGTAATATCAAATGCGGCGACGAGATGGTCGTCGCGATAAAGGTCGACAAGAAGAAAAATACGATCGCCGAGTGCAAATGGAAGACATACGGTTGCGCCAGCGCGATCGCCAGCACCTCTATCCTTTCAGAGATCGTCGTAGGAAAGACGCTTGATCAGGCATACCACCTGACTGCGAAAGATATCGCGAAAGAGCTCGGCGGCCTGCCTGAGCATAAGATCCATTGTTCGGTCCTCGGCCATAAGGCCCTGCGCGCTGCGATAGAGGATTATTATACGCGCAACGGCATGACCAATAAGGTCGAAGAAGAAAAAGCCCATATTATCTGCCAGTGCATGAACGTCACCGATATTGAGATAGAGGAGGCCGTGCTGGAGGGCGCAAGGACCTACCTCGAATTGCAGGAACACACGAAACTCGGCACTGTCTGCGGGCAATGCAAGGACAAGGCGATACAGATGCTCGAGGAGTACAAGAAGAAGCATTTTTCGAAATAG
- a CDS encoding cysteine desulfurase family protein — translation MSKRKVYLDHNATTPLHPEVKKVMIEAMDAFGNPSSLHSFGRQARRLIDDARDKIGAFIGGKAEDIVFSGSGSEANNTVLNLLYCAARHCEAPHTKRHQIITSQIEHPCILEAAACLEERGIDVVYLPVHKTGKIDMDKYSSVISDKTALVTVMMANNEIGTIQDIKEIGRIAHKHGAMFHTDAIQAVGKIPVNVHELGVDYLSLSAHKIYGPKGVGALYVSPGVPFCPFIRGGHQERGRRAGTENTIGIAGFGKAIEMRVTEMGPEAKRLSSLKAKLKAGIEKNIPNIQFNGHPIDSLPGTLNVSFFGAEGEAILLYLDLEGIAVSTGSACASGSLDPSHVLIAAGLPAEEAHGSIRISMGRDNTEEDIGYTVEKIALVIDKIRKMSTVR, via the coding sequence ATGTCTAAACGCAAAGTATATCTGGATCATAACGCGACAACGCCGTTGCATCCGGAGGTAAAGAAGGTGATGATAGAAGCGATGGACGCCTTCGGGAACCCCTCGAGCCTGCACAGCTTCGGAAGGCAGGCGCGGCGCCTCATCGATGACGCGAGGGATAAGATAGGCGCATTCATCGGAGGAAAAGCCGAGGACATTGTCTTTTCCGGAAGCGGCTCCGAGGCGAACAATACCGTCTTGAACCTGCTTTATTGCGCCGCGAGGCACTGCGAAGCGCCCCACACAAAAAGACACCAAATAATCACATCGCAAATAGAACACCCCTGTATCCTGGAGGCGGCGGCATGCCTCGAGGAGAGGGGCATTGACGTCGTCTATTTGCCCGTGCATAAGACCGGGAAGATAGATATGGACAAATATTCATCGGTCATATCGGATAAGACCGCGCTCGTCACGGTCATGATGGCCAATAACGAGATCGGCACCATACAGGACATAAAAGAGATAGGCAGGATCGCCCATAAACACGGCGCGATGTTCCATACCGACGCGATACAGGCGGTCGGCAAGATACCCGTCAATGTCCACGAGCTGGGCGTCGATTATCTGTCGCTCTCGGCGCATAAGATATACGGGCCCAAGGGCGTTGGCGCTCTTTACGTTTCGCCCGGAGTGCCGTTCTGTCCGTTTATACGGGGCGGGCACCAGGAGAGGGGACGGCGCGCGGGAACCGAGAATACGATAGGCATTGCAGGTTTCGGGAAAGCCATCGAGATGCGGGTTACCGAAATGGGCCCTGAAGCGAAGCGTTTGTCGTCGCTTAAGGCTAAACTCAAAGCCGGCATCGAAAAAAATATCCCGAATATCCAGTTCAACGGCCATCCGATCGATTCACTGCCCGGCACTTTGAACGTCTCATTCTTCGGCGCAGAGGGAGAGGCGATACTCCTATATCTTGACCTCGAGGGGATAGCCGTATCTACCGGTTCGGCGTGCGCGTCCGGCTCGCTCGACCCGTCGCATGTGTTGATAGCGGCCGGCCTCCCGGCTGAGGAAGCGCACGGATCCATCAGGATAAGCATGGGAAGGGATAATACCGAAGAAGACATCGGCTACACGGTTGAAAAGATCGCCCTGGTCATCGATAAGATCAGGAAAATGTCTACGGTGAGGTGA
- the cysK gene encoding cysteine synthase A, which produces MARVFEDITETVGNTPLVKINRLSRGARATVLVKLESFNPLSSVKDRIGVAMIDAAEAAGLLSEGSVIIEPTSGNTGIALAFVAAARGYRLILTMPDTMSVERRQLLKILGAEVVLTEGAKGMKGAIDKAAELAKSTPKSFIPQQFDNPVNPEIHRRTTAEEIWKDTDGKVDIFVAGVGTGGTITGVGETLKKRNRNIKIIAVEPKDSPVLSGGKPGPHKIQGIGAGFVPQVLNKSLIDEIIQVASDDAGATARQLAREEGILVGISSGAALWAALEVAKLAESAGKTIVALLPDTGERYLSTWLFQE; this is translated from the coding sequence ATGGCCAGGGTATTCGAAGACATCACGGAAACCGTAGGCAATACGCCGCTGGTAAAGATAAACCGCCTTTCCCGCGGCGCCAGGGCGACCGTACTTGTCAAATTGGAATCATTCAATCCCTTATCCAGCGTAAAGGACAGGATAGGCGTCGCGATGATAGATGCGGCCGAAGCGGCCGGGCTCCTAAGTGAAGGCAGCGTCATAATAGAACCGACGAGCGGTAATACCGGTATCGCTCTCGCGTTCGTGGCTGCGGCCAGGGGCTACAGGCTCATACTTACCATGCCCGATACGATGAGCGTCGAGCGCAGGCAACTGCTTAAGATACTCGGCGCGGAGGTCGTGCTGACCGAAGGCGCGAAGGGAATGAAAGGCGCGATCGATAAGGCAGCGGAACTCGCAAAGAGCACCCCGAAAAGTTTCATTCCGCAGCAATTCGACAACCCCGTGAATCCCGAGATACACCGCCGCACGACGGCGGAAGAGATATGGAAGGATACGGACGGTAAAGTCGATATTTTTGTCGCAGGCGTCGGCACCGGCGGCACGATAACAGGCGTCGGCGAGACCCTGAAAAAAAGGAATAGAAATATAAAAATTATTGCGGTGGAACCCAAGGATTCTCCCGTATTATCGGGCGGAAAACCCGGCCCGCACAAGATACAGGGGATAGGGGCGGGATTTGTTCCGCAAGTCTTGAATAAAAGCCTCATTGATGAGATAATACAGGTCGCTTCCGATGATGCCGGCGCCACCGCAAGGCAGTTGGCCAGGGAAGAGGGCATTCTTGTCGGTATCTCAAGCGGAGCGGCATTATGGGCCGCTTTGGAAGTCGCGAAACTGGCGGAATCCGCCGGAAAGACAATAGTAGCGCTGCTTCCCGATACGGGAGAACGCTATCTTTCTACTTGGTTATTCCAGGAATAA
- a CDS encoding Rrf2 family transcriptional regulator: MKISTRGRYGVRLMLELAQNFGRGPLTLREISRRQDISEKYLWQLVNPLKKAGIITSGRGAHGGYTLTKPPSKVTLKDIIVILEGPLYITSCAENPSLCKRSRCCPSLDIWEEIGVQIAQKLSSITLEDMLQKKDRINKGQAVAPIYYI, encoded by the coding sequence ATGAAAATTTCCACCAGAGGAAGATACGGAGTGCGCCTTATGCTCGAATTGGCGCAGAATTTCGGCAGGGGACCTCTTACGCTCAGGGAGATATCAAGGCGCCAGGACATTTCAGAGAAATATCTCTGGCAGCTTGTTAATCCGCTGAAAAAAGCGGGAATAATAACATCGGGAAGAGGGGCGCATGGCGGCTATACGCTGACAAAACCACCATCAAAAGTCACATTAAAGGATATCATAGTTATCCTTGAGGGGCCGCTTTATATTACGTCATGCGCCGAGAATCCCTCGTTATGTAAACGTTCGCGATGTTGCCCGAGTCTCGATATCTGGGAAGAGATAGGCGTGCAGATCGCGCAGAAATTAAGCTCGATAACGCTTGAAGATATGCTGCAGAAGAAGGATCGCATAAATAAAGGGCAGGCAGTCGCCCCGATATATTACATATAG
- a CDS encoding 4-oxalocrotonate tautomerase family protein: MPFINLKVVGKLTKEQKKEIAEKFSDTLLKVAGKPKEATYLVIDEVSGENWAQGEKFFG, translated from the coding sequence ATGCCGTTCATTAATTTAAAAGTAGTGGGGAAGTTGACGAAGGAACAGAAGAAAGAGATCGCCGAGAAATTTTCCGATACGCTGCTGAAGGTAGCCGGCAAGCCTAAGGAGGCCACGTACCTTGTCATCGATGAAGTCAGCGGCGAAAACTGGGCCCAAGGCGAAAAATTCTTCGGATAA
- the phoU gene encoding phosphate signaling complex protein PhoU — protein sequence MERHFDEELKDLNARILKMGALAEEAIMNSVKSLKDQDKALALKVIDSDKQIDMMELEIEERCLEMLALHQPIAIDLRFITTAMKLNNELERIADLAVDIAQRVLEIVDKPLLKPLVDIPKLCAIAQSMVKQGIDAFVNRDIELAKRVVLTDPEADKLRNFVQGELINDYIAKDKSTAPRAVPLLLIARHLERICDHATNIAEDVIYMVQAKVVRHHPEKLE from the coding sequence ATGGAAAGACATTTTGACGAGGAATTAAAGGACCTTAACGCCCGGATACTAAAGATGGGCGCCCTGGCCGAGGAAGCGATAATGAACTCGGTCAAGTCCCTCAAAGACCAGGATAAGGCCCTGGCCCTGAAGGTCATCGATTCGGACAAGCAGATAGACATGATGGAGCTCGAGATAGAAGAGCGCTGCCTTGAGATGCTGGCCCTGCACCAGCCGATCGCCATAGACCTCAGGTTCATCACTACTGCTATGAAGCTTAACAACGAGCTCGAGAGGATAGCCGACCTCGCGGTCGATATCGCGCAGCGCGTTCTCGAGATAGTGGATAAGCCGTTGCTCAAACCCCTGGTCGACATACCGAAGCTGTGCGCCATAGCGCAGAGCATGGTAAAGCAGGGGATAGACGCTTTCGTCAACAGGGACATAGAATTGGCGAAGAGGGTCGTCCTTACGGACCCGGAAGCCGATAAGCTGAGGAATTTCGTACAGGGTGAGCTTATAAACGATTACATAGCCAAGGATAAGTCCACTGCCCCGCGCGCCGTGCCGCTCCTTTTGATAGCCCGCCATCTCGAGCGCATCTGCGACCACGCAACAAACATCGCCGAGGACGTGATATACATGGTCCAGGCGAAGGTCGTAAGGCACCATCCAGAAAAGCTCGAATAG
- the pstB gene encoding phosphate ABC transporter ATP-binding protein PstB, with amino-acid sequence MDRQIVKIEARGVGFFYGDRQALDSVSLEVYKNQVTAIIGPSGCGKSTFIRLLNRMNELVPGTVLKGNIFLEGEDMFGPCVDPVYIRRRIGMVFQKPNPFPKSILENVSYGLRINGIKDKGFIEKRVEESLKKAALWDEVKDRLHESALKLSGGQQQRLCIARCLAVEPEVLLFDEPCASLDPISTSKIEELILGLKKYYTIVIVTHNMQQAARVSDYTAFFLLGELVEFGKTQDIFTAPKDKRTEDYITGRFG; translated from the coding sequence ATGGATAGGCAGATAGTCAAGATAGAGGCGAGGGGAGTTGGCTTCTTTTATGGGGACCGTCAGGCGCTGGATTCCGTGAGCCTGGAGGTCTATAAGAACCAGGTCACCGCCATAATAGGGCCGTCGGGCTGCGGGAAATCCACTTTTATAAGGCTTTTGAACCGGATGAATGAACTTGTGCCCGGCACCGTCCTGAAAGGGAATATATTCCTGGAGGGGGAAGACATGTTCGGCCCGTGCGTGGACCCGGTCTATATAAGAAGACGCATAGGGATGGTATTCCAGAAACCGAACCCCTTCCCGAAGAGCATACTTGAGAACGTAAGTTACGGCTTGAGGATCAACGGGATAAAAGATAAAGGATTCATAGAGAAAAGGGTGGAGGAGTCACTCAAAAAGGCGGCGCTGTGGGACGAGGTAAAGGACAGGTTGCATGAGAGCGCGCTCAAATTATCCGGAGGGCAGCAGCAGAGGCTTTGTATAGCCCGCTGCCTCGCGGTCGAACCCGAGGTGTTGTTGTTCGATGAGCCGTGCGCGAGCCTTGATCCGATATCCACCAGCAAGATAGAAGAACTCATACTCGGATTGAAAAAGTATTATACTATAGTCATCGTCACCCATAATATGCAGCAGGCGGCGCGCGTCTCGGATTACACCGCGTTCTTCCTGCTGGGCGAACTGGTTGAATTCGGGAAGACTCAGGATATCTTCACCGCCCCGAAAGACAAGAGGACAGAGGATTATATCACAGGGAGGTTTGGTTAA